A part of Aegilops tauschii subsp. strangulata cultivar AL8/78 chromosome 2, Aet v6.0, whole genome shotgun sequence genomic DNA contains:
- the LOC109754634 gene encoding uncharacterized protein: MESGKGDADRPRGSLEKELRDGSGSKAMEAGSTEWRTAEQGLGGLAVGGRSMRRSRAIEAGKAGGVLDGDAGPDGGLARAPGPPELAPPVYLKEKADKAKEAAKALAREKVAHLVQSSCEDIPVFPYGYNAEKRPPDWVTAPAGLNREKFIEDYLSKDYLPANATQQQFENLYGQLHQYHLSISPHSLESNKKCNIRPEIVVGGKLIPEEKHDGTPVTSYLDKNMKNTYHVIRVWDARKKGRFLEFLRQNCSGYVLAWRVYALLVLFKSAKWCYFSDEPAIVVDLGHIWTFVMSRQHSTYSVVEHTKFGSDSMEAGVDVLDAVYQNAITMDEDTMEPDEESVAAVHFFLLLLGEAPRSEVFKTIIFSTITTKKVKQCQSTGLVYDSLAKNWNKLCKCVCHLRLMVIEALMEANFRVERPNVIKPAEPHHTLVDLFKEMTIHKRKAQYKCSSIAMDDKLRQVYGLLKERGADGKYVYSESAYKNIMKCLSLIRYSSVVIGLMVREKPYTYPMFLIDTNDTSVKYVADELLFWDKYKSFEKDHKAAFESKDRVERECQYSLVMRFLPDTTPFLRRWGYSVLVPASLSIEEINLWCDTFKSKTPSMGEVPAGKFVIREWRKVNLELETKLKALIVFIGENYLGD, from the exons ATGGAGTCCGGCAAGGGCGATGCAGACCGGCCACGGGGCTCGCTGGAGAAGGAGTTGAGGGATGGCAGCGGCAGCAAGGCCATGGAGGCAGGGTCGACGGAGTGGCGGACGGCAGAGCAGGGCCTTGGCGGCTTGGCTGTAGGCGGGCGCTCGATGCGTCGTTCCCGCGCAATAGAAGCAGGGAAGGCCGGCGGGGTCTTGGATGGCGACGCGGGACCTGACGGCGGCTTGGCGCGGGCGCCGGGGCCGCCGGAGTTGGCCCCTCCGGTG TATCTCAAAGAAAAAGCAGACAAGGCAAAGGAAGCTGCGAAGGCTTTGGCTAGGGAAAAAGTGGCGCACTTGGTGCAGTCATCATGTGAA GACATACCCGTGTTTCCTTATGGATACAATGCAGAAAAGAGACCTCCTGATTGGGTGACTGCTCCAGCTGGATTGAATCGAGAAAAGTTTATTGAAGATTATCTTTCAAAGGACTATCTGCCAGCAAATGCAACTCAACAGCAGTTTGAGAATCTTTACGGTCAACTTCATCAGTATCATCTATCTATTTCTCCTCACTCATTGGAGAGCAACAAGAAGTGCAATATTAGGCCAGAGATTGTGGTTGGTGGGAAGCTTATCCCTGAGGAGAAGCATGATGGAACTCCAGTAACTTCCTATCTTGATAAAAATATGAAA AATACATATCATGTAATACGTGTGTGGGATGCTAGGAAGAAAGGACGTTTCTTGGAGTTTCTCCGACAGAACTGTTCTGGTTACGTTTTGGCTTGGAGAGTGTATGCGCTTCTAGTTTTGttcaaatctgcaaaatggtgcTACTTCTCGGATGAACCAGCTATTGTGGTAGATTTGGGACATATTTGGACATTTGTGATGTCTAGACAACATTCAACATATTCAGTTGT GGAACATACAAAATTTGGAAGTGATTCAATGGAGGCGGGGGTTGATGTTCTCGATGCTGTTTATCAGAATGCTATTACCATGGATGAGGATACCATGGAACCGGATGAAGAATCTGTGGCAGCCGTCCACTTCTTTCTTTTACTCTTGGGTGAAGCGCCGCGGTCTGAAGTTTTCAAGACAATCATCTTTAGCACCATCACAACAAAGAAAGTTAAGCAATGTCAATCAACCGGTCTTGTCTATGACTCGCTTGCTAAAAATTGGAATAAGTTGTGCAAATGTGTGTGCCATCTACGGCTGATGGTAATAGAGGCTCTCATGGAAGCAAACTTTAGGGTTGAGAGACCAAATGTCATCAAACCGGCTGAACCTCATCACACTTTGGTTGATTTGTTTAAAGAAATGACAATACACAAACGAAAGGCCCAGTACAAGTGTAGCTCAATTGCAATGGATGACAAACTCCGGCAAGTATATGGATTATTGAAGGAAAGAGGTGCTGATGGCAAGTATGTTTACAGCGAAAGTGCCTACAAAAACATCATGAAGTGCTTGTCTTTGATACGGTACTCATCTGTGGTGATTGGGCTTATGGTCAGAGAGAAGCCATATACTTATCCCATGTTCCTTATTGACACTAATGACACGTCTGTGAAGTATGTTgctgatgaactcttgttttgggATAAGTATAAATCTTTCGAAAAAGATCACAAGGCAGCTTTTGAGTCAAAAGATCGTGTTGAACGTGAG TGCCAATATTCACTTGTTATGAGATTTCTTCCTGATACAACTCCGTTTCTACGGCGGTGGGGTTATTCAGTCCTTGTTCCAGCATCGTTAAGCATTGAAGAAATTAACTTGTGGTGTGACACGTTTAAATCGAAGACTCCCAG CATGGGTGAAGTACCAGCCGGAAAGTTTGTTATTCGTGAGTGGAGGAAGGTGAATTTAGAACTGGAAACCAAGTTAAAGGCTCTGATTGTCTTCATTGGAGAAAATTATCTGGGTGACTGA